Genomic segment of Patescibacteria group bacterium:
CGTTGTTTTGGATAACGACAAAAAACAAAAAGAAATGAAACAAGCATGCGATGAAGCGAAAAAGAAAAGGGTGGAAATATTAGAAAACTCACCTTGTCTGGAAGCAACTTTACTTTCAATTCTCCGACCCGGACAAAATTTCTCAACAAAACAGTCGGCATGGTGCAAAAGCGAATTTGAAACAAATTATATGGACAAGAAAAAGCGCACAGAATTAGCTGAATATATTAAAATTTTTTCGAAACAAGTACTTGATAATCAAAGATCAAATATAGCTGAACTTAACGCATTCATTTCAATAATGGAAAACGGCTAAACTCACCCGCCACC
This window contains:
- a CDS encoding RloB domain-containing protein, with translation MSRTNPYKKKRRSAKRTLLMYGEGLGEEVFLKHLRSLYAYNSGVSVTIRNGKGGNPKSVVVNAINEPGDFKRRIVVLDNDKKQKEMKQACDEAKKKRVEILENSPCLEATLLSILRPGQNFSTKQSAWCKSEFETNYMDKKKRTELAEYIKIFSKQVLDNQRSNIAELNAFISIMENG